The genomic segment AGGCCTGCCCCTTTTTTTACAAAAACAACCTGTCTTGTCCCTGTATCAATGACTGCTTCTTCCGGAACAGCAATCTTTTCGCCGAAATCAACATGAATAACAGCATCCACATACATATCAGGTTTAAGTAATCCTTCAGGATTAGACACTTCCGCCCTTGCCCGTAATGTCCTGGATTCACTCTCTAAATACGTATCAACTGCCTTTATCACCCCGGAAAATGTCTTTCCGGGTAAAGCTACGGATGTGACATCCATAATTTGTCCCGGTTTAACCAAATCAACTTCAGACATATAAATCTGAGCATATATCCAGACAGTTCCGCCAGGCTTCCCTACTAAAATAAGATTAGTAAATGTTTCAGAACTCTTTGATAATTCCGTAATCTGGTCATCGGATAACCCCAAGTGTTTTAGTTTTAGTGCTGAGGAATCTAAAAGTGAGTCTGCCTGTTGAATCCCTATTTGGGATTCCTGCTCGTTTTCATTAGTATTTAAGGCATTTTCAGCAACAAGTTCCTTCCGCCTATCAAGTGTCTGTTTGTATTCAACAATAGCATTGTAAAGTTCAGGGTCATGAGCTACTCTGCCTGAAGCACGGATATCAAAAATAATTTTCCGTTTTTTTACTATTCCGGTTTTTACACCTATTAGCTGCTGTTTTTCTT from the Elusimicrobiota bacterium genome contains:
- a CDS encoding efflux RND transporter periplasmic adaptor subunit encodes the protein MIINRKWEVGSGKWLWKCLLLLFVYYILLPVFFVSCSKKEISSQGVNKQISQKYQCPMHPTYISDKPGNCPICGMKLVPMKEKSVPQPMKKKIMYRSSMNPGEISGKPGKDSMGMEMVPYEVDENSPAGTSKVEGLSKVTISEEKQQLIGVKTGIVKKRKIIFDIRASGRVAHDPELYNAIVEYKQTLDRRKELVAENALNTNENEQESQIGIQQADSLLDSSALKLKHLGLSDDQITELSKSSETFTNLILVGKPGGTVWIYAQIYMSEVDLVKPGQIMDVTSVALPGKTFSGVIKAVDTYLESESRTLRARAEVSNPEGLLKPDMYVDAVIHVDFGEKIAVPEEAVIDTGTRQVVFVKKGAGLPADRQGVYEPREIKVGHSAEGYYEIISGLSVGEEVVTSANFLIDSESSLKSAIEK